TGCATGATTAAGAGATGAAGAGGAATGAGGTAGTTGCAGGCCTTGCAGATCTTAAGGGTTCAAATATGGATTGAGAGGGTTGAGGTttacttggggggggggggggattaaaATTATCTTTTGCATTTCATATTAACACCATCAGCCAAAAGAGGGACGGAAGTAATTTTGAACATCACAGGGGAGTGGATTGTATTTTAGGTCTAGTACAcgggaggtctgagtaatttactcttttttattttataggggTGAGGCAGCAATTTTGGCTTTCTTCACAAAAAAATGTCAATATTTGGAGCATGATGCTGTATGAAGTTTCTACAATGAACATACCATTCTTTACTGGATCCAATCTCAGCCTCAAAAAAACTTAGgagaaacaaaaacaatatGGAAGGTTTAAGGAGTGGGTGGTGGTTCATGCAGAGGTAAGGCTTTCAGTATGAAAACAAAAAGCCATGCTACATTTACTATCACTTGAAAGcataaaataaaacagaacATCCGCTGAGCCCCTACACCTCAGTACTTTGACAAAGCTCATCTGCATGCAGAGCCAGACCAAACACCATAGCTTCATCCATCTCCATCCTAACTTGCTATTCATATCATCTGCTGATGAAGCTCCGCGGCCTGCTGAGCCAGCTCCACCACCATAGCTTCGTCAAAAAACTTATTTATGCTAACATCTTCACTCATTCCCTGTCATTTGACAATGTCAAACAAACATAAGTTGTTAGCATTAGGTTATAGCTGCTAGATTTGACAATATTAAAAGAAAGAGCTGCTGTTTTACAAGAACATTACCTTCCGACGCCTTGTCTTCACCATGAATTCTCGTGCAAGGTGCTGAATGGGTGCAGGTTCGAGGGGTCGCAGGACTATGCTTTTGTCAAGGGGATCTCCAGGAACTATAGCCCAATGGTCAAATGCAGAGAGGGAAAATGCCTGTCCTTGAGTATGGTACCTTAAGTCTGTCTCAAACCCAAAGGATTCTATCACTGGTAAAAATGCCTACAGTTcacagaaaaagaaaggaagtcACAATCACATAAACTAGCATCCATGCATACAGGGACACGGCAGAAAGATTAACTACAAATAAAGGACATGGTTTTGTCGACATAAAATACACATAGAAGTATCACCAAACACTACAAGAATTGTTTCATCACCAAACCTTGACAAGGTAAGCAGGAGTTCCCGGTTGAGGAACGTCAGCCGTAACATGTCCACGCCTACGAGATAACACTGTGTAGATTGCAGATACACAGTCTATTGGGGTTTGGATCTGACACAGCAGACACAAATAATTGATAAAAGCCACCATAAACAGAGttaaataagattttttttagaTAATTCAATATATGTATTGGCAaaaggtttcgtacacggtCGTGCATGGTGCACAACCGTGccttcaaccattggataggGATGAGAAGCTGTGTATTGTACACGGTCATGCCCATCTAATGGTTGAAAACACGACCGTGTACCATAAATGGCCGTGTACAAAAACCTGTCCCTTCTGAATTTCTATACTTCAATATTTATGATATATGTTTTCTGAATACTAGCCTGTATATACCTCTACATAGTATACAGGTTCCATGAGCCTTGGAGTTGCCATGAGGAATGCTGAATAAGCCACCCGTCGAGCAGTTGGAATGATTTGACCAGTGCCCCGATGCAAAGGCTCAGGAGCAATCCTTGCATCAACAATCTTGAATTTTACATTTCTGATGGGTTCATCACAGAGTGGTCCTTCTCGAGCACCCCACTGGAAACTGGTCCGCACAACAACACCtataagaaatcaaagaagcagGAACATGATACAGAAAGGAAACGTAAGGCAAcaattattttacccttgaacaATGGAATCCTTGACTGCATTCAGCAAGTTTTTGTCAACTTCACTTGGAAGAGTATCATCTAATAAAATGTTAGGTCCCTGCAAGCAAATTTTAAGTCATATTATTTCGAAACAGGAAGAGTGTGAAGACCACACACCAACACCACCCCTCTCCAAACCCCTCcctcccccgcccccccccccaaaaaaaaaaaacaaaacaaaacaatctAAGAAACTGAATTTGAAAAATCGCCTCTTGCCAGACTGGAGAGATCCTGCCATTACCAATAGAGATGGTATTAAGCACACACAGGATATGTACAGCATGTGTATTTTTTGCAAATAAGGCATAAAACTAAATTTGGAACTAGCCTGATTTCTCTCCTTTCAAACTGGAACGGATTCAGAGTTTACAAAATAGGCAAAAGGACTGCAGATTTCCAAAGAGGGAGAGGATAACGAGAACACGATAATTAAGAATTTGGATTCATGACCAAGCATAAGTACCAAATTCAAAATGATTGAAATTATGGACGAGAGGGatgggagggagggggagaagaGCAGCGCCTTCAAGCTAAAACTAGCTATACAGCAGCCATGCTACATAGAACTCATATTCATATTACCTGCTTATCAGGCCCGAATGCCCAAATAGACCGTGCTGCAAGTAGATCCCAATCATATTTTGTTTGGAAGAAATCGCCAAGTTTCTTTTTAGGCCAATCAATGCTTACAACACCATTCTCAATATCCTCTGCAAGTCCCTTTTCCAGGGGCTCTGCAATCTAAAATACGAAAAAGATTAAAAGGTCACCAAATAAGACTATTGTCAAGATCCACAGTATCAGAAATAACCAGAAATATTGACTTCCCTACCATggttattttgttctttttgttcGGTGTTTCAGCAAAACATTTCATTGATGAAGACTCCACCACTGTCTCACAGAATGACACAACAGGATCTGCGACCTATATCGACCCCAAAACATGTCAGACATCAGGTGTGGAAGGGCACATAAAACAGAAATCTGTTTAATGAGAAAGTTCCTTCATATTTTTACCAAGAGAAGTTGAAGGAAAGCACGAGTGAGATCATAGCAATACCTTAACTTCCACTTCAGAATAGAGCTCCCTAAGGTCTTTCATTATAGAGTCCAAATATAACTCTCCAGTACCCAAAATGGTATGCTCACCAGACTCCTCGACCTTCGTAATTGCCAAAGGATAGCTCTTACTGATTTTCCTAAGACCTTCCACCATCTTGGGTAACTCACTTGGATTCAAAGGTTCAGTTGCAGTCTTGACAACAGGGAGAGTATTGAACTTAAGAGGCCGGAATATATACAAATCTTCATCATAGTCCACATTGCAAAGTGTAGCAGTCTTCATAATTGAAGCATCCACACCTTCAATGAGAACCCAAGAGCCAGGAGGAGCCTTGCTTATGGGTATCCTGTAACGAGATTGATAAACCCATAACTTTGTTACTTCTTTTATGGTCATGTCCTCTTCATCATCTGGAGAGTAACCTTCACCTAATACACGTACAGTCTGTCCAGTTTGGATCTCACCACTGTAGACTCTACCAAAAGCATCAAATACACTGCAATCAGACTTGGGATAAAGTTTTGTGACATTAATCATAAGTGGACCATAAGGATCACAGTTTTCCATGGCCTCGTAAACCGATGAGTCTTTGGgtcctgtatatatatgttccACCTTCTTAGGTGCAGCATCCTTGGCTGATGGGATGTGATTAACTAGCATATCCGTAAACCCCGTTGCAGTACCAAAAACTGAGCTACAGGCCAGCCTTAGCAAGGGTCTAACATTTAACTTGTATGCCGCATTGCTAAGTGTGACACCAAGTTCAGCAAGAGTTGACTCCACACTCTTCTTATGTTCTCCAATTACTTGGCTATAGATTTTATAGAGTGGCTCCAGGATAAACTGCACAAATGATCTTTCCCCCCCACTAGCAGGGGGCTTCCTCTTGAAAACCCTAGCATCAGGATGATAGTACATATCTCCCCAAAGGCGGCTAGCAAACTTATCAGCATCGAATGGGATCCCATGAAGCTTAGAATAAAGTTTAGCAAATGATTGCAAAGTGAAGGACCAACCAGCACTTGAACTTGCAAAGCAAACATTCCCGGCAGCTGGATCAATGGTTTGTACACCTCCTGCAGTAGAAGAGGCGGCAGATATGTGGTTGTTGATGACTTCAATTGTATGCCTTATCTTATGGTAAGCATCCTTTGGAGGCAATTTTAATTCTGTAATCAGCCTGTCAACCTTGTTAAGCACAACTACAATGGGAAGCCGTTCTTGAATTGCATGGCGTATAGCCCTCTCTGTGTTTACCTGCAACGCAATAAGAATAAACCTACTGGACTTAACAGCTTTACTCAGAAACAAATATTGCGATAAGAAATACTATTGGTTTACATGCATTCGAGAGAATATCCTTTTAAAGAATAGTAAACTGAGGTAAGTCACGCACCATTACTCCTTCAGCAGCATCTACAATCAATACAGCACCATCAGCAAGTCTGAGAGCCGCAGTCATTTCATCGGAGAAATTGACATGGCCAGGAGTGTCCATAATATTACATAAGTAGGATTTTGCATTGCTATCCTCAAGAACAAGAGACATGGGCACTGCCTTGATTGAGATCCTCCTCTCTTGCTCATCTATCCTCGTGTCTGTGTACCTCATGTGCTTCTCGCTATTTGGATCAAATGTTGAGATGTGATGGGTTTGCTCGATCAGCATGTCCATGAAAACTGTTTTACCATGCTGGAGGTGCCCAACAAGGGCAACATTCCTAACCAGCAAGGGGTTCGACATAAGACCCAGAAGGAATTTCGTATCCACATAGGTAGAAGAATCCTTCACACCCAACTCAAATTTAATATTCCGGACAGGTTTTATAATTGGTTGTTCAAGGGGCTGCTCATCTTCATCCATCACAAGGGCCTCAACATCCTCACCAAATACCTCTTCTGCAGTAGGGTAATACTTCTTGTCTTCAGCAAGCACAACCTGGTtatccatatcaatatcatTAGTAGATGTTATCCATCCAGCTGAAGCAGCAGCAGTGTTCTCGTCATCTGACACTGGTGGTTCTTCATCAGCTTTGTCAGGTAGGTCCTCATCATCCTCCCCAACATCAGAGTCTCTATCAGATTCTATGTCTGGTCCAATATAGTTCCCAAACTCATCATATAAGCTGTCATCCATGTTGATTACAATCTGCAACAGAAGGCTCAATGAGTGCAACTCGAAAATAGCTAAGGAAGCCACAACAACTACAATGATATATAACCAGTTCTGGAAATTTAAGTTCAGGTTGAGTCAGTTTTGGGGCgcgaaaagaaaattttgaaaatgggaaTCAGGGGAAGGGGCCTGTGATTGGAAATTTCTCATCTTAGTCATCCTAGTTTTGAACCAATAACCGCAGAAATCTGAGAAGCTCTCCAACTTTAACTGATTCTGGTCCACATGCTCCAAAGTTAGAGAAAGCACAAGGTTGCTCAGCAGCAGATATCAGTCATCCAGAAATACTTGGGTTTAATTTCTAagttaaaaacttaaaattacATGAAGAATGCTACATAATTAGTCTCCCTAAATGATTATTGGACTACTTTATTTGAACAAATGTTTCCACCTCTCACACGTCTTTATCATGTtaggataaaaaataaacataggtGGGGTcaggagaagaacaagaacataATGAACTTAACTAATGGACGCTTATAGGTAACTATAGAAttatcaaaattcaccaataaTGGCTGTATATAAGGCGTCGTCAGTATCTAATGTGTAGTACTAATTAGGTAAATACAATTTTAAAAGCAAGAgtagaaattaaaataactcCAGTGAATGGAGAACATCTCAACCAGTCAACAAGTGAGTGGTAGAAATAACATGCCATCAAACTGCAAACTCAAGAAATAACATCAGCAACCAGACCCTCTTTAGTTAACACTCATGTAGCTCTCATTGTACTTGCATCATACGCTTTTACCCTAAATCAACACAACTTTGGTAGTAACTAAAAGAATTCCCCTATAAAGCTTCTACACTTACAAAAACAAGAGGAACTCTAACATGGTAAATTAAAGTGAAGATTTATAAATAATAGTCTGGTAAggagaagaaataaataatgGCAAGATTCAATGGTTCCTCTGTACATAGTTAAAACGTGAACAGAATAAAAACGGTATTCCGTATGGGCATGTTTTAAATGGACTAGGACGCGAACGGGACAGTCAAAAATAAGGTGAAACTTTGAGGACggcaaaaaattgaaaacagcggtacgggttttaaacagTTAAATTTGAACAATATGGGACCAAAAAAAGGTCAATACACAAGGATAAATTGGGAAATAATTACCTAAATGCAACCCAAGAATACAATGAAACACTCCCAcagacaaaaaaaattaatacacGAAACACATTTTCACTTGGCATCATTCATGAGAAGTACAAAGACCATATCATCAATGAGAACTACAAGAaccaaagtacagaaatgacccgcAGGTCTCCGTAATCCCAAATTCCAATGAGCCTTACTAAACAAAGACAAAAGCACGCCTACAAAAGTTCAATAAAATTCAAATGTTACCATTACAAAGGTATAGAAATGGGGATAGGGCTCTTTTGGAtttccattttttaattttactaGGTTTCGGTTATGTGCAAGAAGTGAGAACTGTCAATGACGGCTTCTGTTTTCCCATCATCAGAGCAAAACCTGTGTTAATTCGCATCGTTATAAATTCTAAACTGAAGATAGAAACTACCATCATCTATGTATAATCCAGCAACCCCCTGGATAAATTCGCATCATTATAAATGCGCAAGAAGTGGGAAAAGGGAAAAGACAGACCCGCAGGTCTCTGTAGCCCacaaggagagaaggagagaatttCACCTATTTCCCGAAGGTGGCTGCTGCTCGAAGGATTCCCGGACCTGGAAGTTGCACGCCGGTCGCTGCGGCTCCAAGAAATCCAGAAACTGGAAGAAGCTGTGGTGCTGCAGCTCTGGCCCTAGCACCGGCCACCGCTAACTCTGGAGTCTGGCTGCTGGCGAGCCCTAGCGCCGCCGCCGCTAGTAGAGTGGGAGTGTGGGAGGGGGAAAGTGAGGGCAGAGGAACATGGTAATGGCTTTCGGGAGCAGGGAAACAGTGGAGAAGACTGTGAAATGAGGACGAAAATGCGAGGGGTTAGGTTTAACCGTTCAAGTAAATTAAcgtttttctttcaattttaaaacGCGTATACGAGTGTAAAAGGCGTTTTAAACGGATTTCAATCCCGTATTTTTACCGTTCGTATGAGGGTAGCGTTATAAATGGCAAAAACGGTTTGATATGAATTAACTAATTAGGGTCCatccatagttagtaagtttgggaaTTGCAATAATACGGGTACGAATGCATATAACAATTTAACGGAATACACatcaataatacttttcaaaaatcggTGCAATAAAATATGTATGTCAATGATATggtacgcgtttaatacgtATTTAATACAAGCATCAATTCATTGGAAATATATCTCCTGTGATTCCTTGATCGATACAATTCcgctagtgcctctaataagagggggtggaccccacctgggacAGAGTGTTCGATCAAGGGTGAAATGGTCATTTCGCTCCCCTTGTTAGGGAACCACCGGACAGGGAACCGTAGGTGATAAAAATCCTCAATTCACTATGCGACAAGGTTTTCATTGTTAACATTTCTCTTATTTTGCACCAGTTATTatcaattttcttcttcttttttccatagtTTCAGATGTTGATCTGCTGTTTCTTACTTGCTTtctttaaattaaaatcctcCAATCAAATTGTTGAAGTTTGAAACAGATCATCAACAGACAACAGTGATTTCCATAATTCCTAGCAAGGGCGTTTCATAAACATCAATCAACTACATAGATTGTGTTTACTAGAATGAGAACAAATAGATGTCAGGAATGTTGAAAGCTACACTTCAAGAAACGTGAAATATAAagatgggaagtagttttctgtccgggagtgtagcctacgctAACACTCctatgtgtgtgtgtctctctctctcctcctcaaaacaagggggcagaggtgtctttttctatgggaagagagagatagactcataggagtgtTGGTgtggccacactcccatacagagttctttttcccttatccAACAAatgtatagagagagagagagagagatgagtttAGATTTATAGAAGAATTTACAAAACGTTTCTCATTGGCTTAAtggagacgaagaagaaaaagaagggggcATTAGGGGCAGGGGCTCAACTCAAGAGGTATTTGAATCAATACTCAAGAGCTTCAATCATCAACTGCCACTGAAATCATTTGGAAACACTCTGTCGGAGAAGAAGGGGGTTGGGCCGCTAGGGTTCCTCGGTGGTGTATTCTGATTTTTCAAGGACGACGGTTAGGGGAGCTCAGTTAGTGTATTTGGGAGTTAGGGGATTTCGGGAATTTAGGGATTGAATAATTGATTGCCTTTTTTTTGTAACATAATTGTGTCACATGCGTTCTATACATGCATGTATAATACTCCAGACCTTAAAAGGTGTGTATAAAACCATATCACTACATTTATACGGAAGAAATCACATAAAATTTGAGTACAAGAAATGTCTGGACCCTCCAGTCCTAATTAAGACATTTACTTATTTTGATGCTACTTGCAAAGTTTATATTGaatcaagagaaaaagaaaagagggttCAAAATGGAAGtttcaaaaaagggaaaaaagatctctatttaGTGGTGTTTACTATgtcctctcacagggcaccgtgaggTGATGCCTCTGTCCCTTAAGTAGATACCCAGGGATGCTCACCAATTGGCCCAGATGTTTGTGTAGCGATCATACaagaccaagtagagatctcttgtccTTTAAAAAATTATCTCAAGCCcatcaaaatatttaaaaaagagaagaagatgcaggagacttcttttccttctcagaGTTCCAGTTAATCAGGTTGAGGATTCAGTCAATTATTTTTCTCAGTACACATTGATCGATGATCTATTTATTAATCAGTCCTCTATATACCCAAACCACTTCATAGTACACATTAATTCCTCATAAGAAGCTAAAAGAAGTTACAAAACTCTCAAAGACCACAATTTATTCATTGCTACACATATAGTCTAATACACTTAAAATACACCACTTAAAAGAAATAGCAGTGGCTAGCATACAGACTCCATAGACTTCTAGTAATTACAATCACGGACAATGGCGAGGGTGGTGAGGGCCGTGCGGTCCCGGAGGACCTGGCGGACCTGGAGGGCCTGGCGGAGGGGCATGAGGTGccggagggggagggggagggggagggtgaGGATGGGGATGCCCATGGTGAGGAGGACCTGGCGGAGGGGGTGCATGTGGTGGCTCCGGGTGTGGCGGACCATGGTGTGGACGATGTGGATGTGGCTCAGGTGGTGGAGGGCGATGCATCTTCCTGATCAATGTGTtatcctctcctcttcttcttcttcttcttcttcttgaaatttGAGTAGTTCTGAGTGAGAGAAGGATTGGTACTTGGTAGTTATATAGTGAATTGAAAGGATGTCCGCAGGTAATTAAAGTCTTCGCTTGCAGTTGAGAGTTCAGACTTATCTAGAGAGGGAGATTATTTTAGAAGGTTCTAGTTACAATTAATGTTCAACACCGTCCATGCACTTCCATTTCTGTGGTCCAAATCGCTCGAGAGAATGCTCAAGTCCCATTATCACTCAAAAGCCCTGATATTCTAGCTGCAGCAAGAAATTTTAGTTATTGGGCCAATAAGGAAGTGGGAAAGAGGATCTAAAATACTTTGATAAATGAACATACTTGATGGGTATGAATGAAATTTGTTGCTTTTTTCTCTCTGGATTCTGGAGAGGATGCACGGCAtgcaattaaaagaaagaaaactagaCACAGACTAATCTTATCTTAAtggttaagaaaagaaaagaaaagttgtAGTTTCTTCAAACTGAAAACAAACCTAGGAGGGCTCTCTGTTAGGCCAACTGCTAGTCAACCTTAATTTGTTTCGTCATCTAacaccaaaaaacaaacaaaacatatCTAAACCACCGTTTGTTTAATCGTTTATCGAAGGAAAGCCCTTTTGGGTAACGCATTTTAGTCATCTCTTCCTGTCGAAGCAACCTTCGGAGAGGGAATTCTCGAATCATTATCCTCttctgttacagcacggtgttgTAACGCATTGTGCGATGGATGCAGAGGTCATGTGGGACCCGTTGTGCCACATAGTATCTACAGCACTGCAGGTTACGTTACAACACCATGCTATAacaagagagaataaaaatacgGGAATTCTCTCGTGTGATTTACTTTGGCCGACTCTAATTTCATTGTCAATAACTAATTAATAGATagaattctttttcttatcagATCACATACATGTAATAATAATAGATAGAAATTAAGAGAGATTTGTGAGATGGGTATAAATTTGGCTCCGCGAGTTGCTTGAAAATTTCAGTGCTTGGgctaggttagggtttagatttCCAAGCTTGTGGTTGAGCCAGTTCTGGGCAGTTTCCTTAGGTTACAAATagaatttgtaattaatcttactATCTATGTCAGTATGTCCTCATACAATGAATGATGTGGCACTACTCTTTTGCTCAAGGTAGACTTTGTGTATTTAGAATTTCCATTGTAAACATATTATCATTATTCATTATTGTTGCTTTATAAATGTTGTTACGTGGGTGCATGACAAGCGTTGTTAAGATTGTTGCATCAAACATAGTGGGTGTTGTGTTGAATTATGTAAGGGGTCGGTGCTCTTCCTTGGTGGGCGATCGTGAATTACTTTATTGTATTCTGCAAATACATTTTGAAAGATCATTTTTAACCATCACTAATTCATCCCCTTTCAGTGATACATTTGGATATAACAAAACCCCAGACCTAACATTTACGAAATATGAGAGGTAAATATAATAAATCAAGGAAAAACATTTCCTATGGAAGAGTGTACCGCCTATGTCCAAACACAGAGGGGGGGCAAAATAACCGCGCCttccccccatgaaaggcataAATGATCACCCACCttgcatgctcccattggcccacGTGCACACGTAGGTGCCACACTCCCCCACTGGAaacattttcccataaattaaACATGAGATATCCCAACCAATGGCCCCTTGTTCAACTAGCTAGTGGCATCACTTCGTAAGAGAGTTCTCGGGTTCGAGTCATGTGCTTCCATGTGAAATTTGAATCAAGTTATAATCTAGTGATAGCCTCCCTGTGGCTGCAGCACAGtcgagtaggggtgtcaattccaagcCCGGCCCGGTCTGATTATTAAATGTGTCAGACTTGACGTTTAATAATTGATCGTTCTCAATCCTAGCTTGTCATGCGCCCAGCTGGACCGATCAACTCCAGGCTCGACCTAGCCTGCCTGGTTACAGTCCAACTTTGCCCGACTGAAATGGAGGATTATTCAATATATCCGATTTTGGTTGGATTAGATCAGCACAAACACGATTTCATTTGTAAGAAATGGAGGTAACAGAGAGATTACCCCCTTGATTAACGGGTAATCCTTGTCATGAAGGGGTCATTGAATAGCTGTCAATTTAATTAGGCAAAGGTAATTACTGGGCTTCTACCTTCCAGCAAATTCCAAAAGGTCCACACAGACATTTACAGGATTCATCTAGAAAGAGAAAGCCCACGTAAGGTAGCCCATGTGCTAAGTCAAGGCCTTTTATTTACTGACTTAATTAAGTGGATGAGCGTCACCAGTTGAATAGGTCATACATATCCCCTCCAGCCCACATAAAAAACTAATGTAACTTTTTAATTTGCTTCCTAGAATTTGTGGTAGTCACATCACACACAATTTTTGCTGACAGAGAACTCTCTAGCaaaataaatttcactttagAAACAATTGTTTCAATATCCCATAATCAATTCCAAAACCCCTTAATATTGGGCTACAGAAGCtgcaaaatattattttaagttttttttttttttttgagaaatggataaaaagaaaagaaataagcaTGGAAGAAGGAatttatattcttctttttttgggggggctAGTCCAACCCTTTAGGGTTGTATCGTTTAGAAT
The sequence above is a segment of the Telopea speciosissima isolate NSW1024214 ecotype Mountain lineage chromosome 7, Tspe_v1, whole genome shotgun sequence genome. Coding sequences within it:
- the LOC122667569 gene encoding 110 kDa U5 small nuclear ribonucleoprotein component CLO, encoding MDDSLYDEFGNYIGPDIESDRDSDVGEDDEDLPDKADEEPPVSDDENTAAASAGWITSTNDIDMDNQVVLAEDKKYYPTAEEVFGEDVEALVMDEDEQPLEQPIIKPVRNIKFELGVKDSSTYVDTKFLLGLMSNPLLVRNVALVGHLQHGKTVFMDMLIEQTHHISTFDPNSEKHMRYTDTRIDEQERRISIKAVPMSLVLEDSNAKSYLCNIMDTPGHVNFSDEMTAALRLADGAVLIVDAAEGVMVNTERAIRHAIQERLPIVVVLNKVDRLITELKLPPKDAYHKIRHTIEVINNHISAASSTAGGVQTIDPAAGNVCFASSSAGWSFTLQSFAKLYSKLHGIPFDADKFASRLWGDMYYHPDARVFKRKPPASGGERSFVQFILEPLYKIYSQVIGEHKKSVESTLAELGVTLSNAAYKLNVRPLLRLACSSVFGTATGFTDMLVNHIPSAKDAAPKKVEHIYTGPKDSSVYEAMENCDPYGPLMINVTKLYPKSDCSVFDAFGRVYSGEIQTGQTVRVLGEGYSPDDEEDMTIKEVTKLWVYQSRYRIPISKAPPGSWVLIEGVDASIMKTATLCNVDYDEDLYIFRPLKFNTLPVVKTATEPLNPSELPKMVEGLRKISKSYPLAITKVEESGEHTILGTGELYLDSIMKDLRELYSEVEVKVADPVVSFCETVVESSSMKCFAETPNKKNKITMIAEPLEKGLAEDIENGVVSIDWPKKKLGDFFQTKYDWDLLAARSIWAFGPDKQGPNILLDDTLPSEVDKNLLNAVKDSIVQGFQWGAREGPLCDEPIRNVKFKIVDARIAPEPLHRGTGQIIPTARRVAYSAFLMATPRLMEPVYYVEIQTPIDCVSAIYTVLSRRRGHVTADVPQPGTPAYLVKAFLPVIESFGFETDLRYHTQGQAFSLSAFDHWAIVPGDPLDKSIVLRPLEPAPIQHLAREFMVKTRRRKGMSEDVSINKFFDEAMVVELAQQAAELHQQMI